A segment of the Nitrospina gracilis 3/211 genome:
CGTTGGCACTGCCAGACCCGCCGCCAGCATGACTTCAATCTTGGTCAAGAACACCAGGCCCAGCAGCAGGCCAATGGTGAGAACCCGGTTTGATGTCGGTCGTTCGAGATACTTCAATACCTGGTGCAGGGAGAGGAAGCTGAGCAGGATTCCGTGAGTCAGGTCATACGAATAAGGCTGGATGAAGTTGTAGTTTCCAAGGAATTTATGCTGACCCAACGCATGCACCAAAAGGAATACAAGGGACGCCAAAGTTGCCGTCCAAGGGTTGGAAAGACGAAGCACCAGGCTGTAAATGAGGGCGGTCAACACCGCTGTGAGGAAGATATTGAACAGGCTGAGATAATGGGCCCCTGGACCCAGAAGAGAAAACAAACCCGCGTGCAGGTAGGAAGAGAGTGGACCGAAAACATAAAAAAGGTCCCGATAGAGCACGTCTCCTTCCGCGATGCGCCAGGGAACGTATAGCTGGTTTCCATAATCGACCAGCAGGTCCGCCCACCGGCGCCATCCCCAGGCGATCATCACCGCCCCCGCCAGAAACACGGGAATCAGTCCGGCATACCGGGCTAGCCCGGTGGATGCCCGGTCGTCACTCACCGTGCGGGTCGAATTTAATTTGGCGTCCTGTGAGATCTTCACGATGGATTATCGGTGGTTGCGGATGAATGCTTCATAATCCGGACCCCGTAGCCCTTCCCGCTAAACGGCAATTCCCCAAACAGCGCGTCCTGGTGATAATTTGCAATCACCCACGCGTACAGATCCCGTGCATAGTCCCGGCCAAAGTAGGGTGCACCCAGCCAGGAGTGGTCCATTTCCACGAATACGATGTAGGGTGGTGGGCGGGATTGAAGTCGTTTGAGGTAAGTCTCTTCTCCGAAAAAATGTACTTCCGGAGGGGTAAAGAAAATAAAGGGAAACGGATTCGGATGGCGCGACAGGTAGTTCAACATGTTGCCGGCAGGGAAAACGGGGAACCCCGCCTGCGGATCCATTTTTTCCCGCATGTAATGCAGAGCCTGGTTCACGATCTCTCCCCGTGGATTCAGAAAAGGGTAGTACTCCATTATTGTGTCAGAGCCGGAACCGACGGGATAATTTTTTAATGGGTACAATTTGTAGGACACATTCCCATGCGCCACGATAAATACAAGGATCAAGCCGGCGAACGCCAAGCGAGCGAAGGGAAAACGATTTGGTGCCGTGGGCAACCATCCCGGTAAATCATAGAGGGCAAAGCGAAGAAACAGCAAGAAGGCGGGTAGCGCGAGTGCAAAGCCGTAATGGTACACATGCACGTTGAAGACAATCTTGAGCATAAGAACGAACGCGTACACGGAAAACACGAGAAGGAACAAAGGTTGTCCCCTTTCCGCGGCAGAAGCCCGCATGAACCGCCTTGCCTGATAGAAGCCGTAACCCAATACGAAAAGGGGGAGAGGACGGCCCAACTCCAGCCACGGTACAGAAACCCACCAGGCTGTGAGCATAAGCAGGATAACCAGCGCTCCCCCAGTAAATGATGTCACCACGTCTGGATTCCCGCGTTGGAACAATCGGTGAATCCCGGCCACCATCACCAGCACTGCGGCCCATCCCAGCGCAAACCCCAATCCCTGGACCAGGTTTCCGGAAAGATCGTTTATGCCGCGTATCCACTGGTAAAGGGGAAGGGTGCGCGTGAACGGATCCAGCACGTGCAGCCAGGGACCGATCAATCCCTCGAAAGCCTTTTGTGCGGGCATCCTCAATGAAAGATAGACCCAGAACAGAAAGGGTGCCGCGAAAAACGACGCGACCCACACCAGCGCATTGAACAGTTTGACGCGACAAGACTCGGTTCGAAAGTACAGTGCCAGCGGCAGGCCGACGATCATTGTCGCAAACAATGCCAGGAAGGCCTCCGGCTTGGTGAGGAAGACCATGCCGGTGAGAACCCCCAGCGTCATAAGAGTCCAGACCGCAGGCCGCCTTACATAAGAATGAAACACGAGCAGGGTGACAATCCCGAGGATGACGCCGTGCGTCAATTCATAATTATAAGGTGCAACGAAGTTGAAATTGCCCCCACCCTGGTATTGCGCTAAAGCGAAAACGACGACAAAGGACAAAGCGCAAAGCGAAGCGGTCAGCGCATCCGCAATGCGTCGGAACAGAACAAAAATAACCCCGGCGAGCCCCGCAGTCAGCAGAAGATTGAACCAAACAAGAACGCGAAAACTCGTTCCGAAAATCAAAAACAATAGAGCGTGCGCGTGACTGGATAGCGGGCCATACAGATAAAAAAGGTCGCGGTAGAGAACGCGTCCTTCGGTGATCTGCCAGGGAAGATAAAGCTGTGCGCCGTAATCGATCATCAGGTCCGGCCACCTGAGCCACCCGATGGATACCATGAAAACACCGGCGGCCGTCGCCAGAAGGGGGCCCCATACTCTGGCCCGTTGTTCCAGAACACGTTCCCGGGAAGAGCGCTCCATAAGAGGCGGGCTTCCGAAGGGGCTCCCTTCTGAAGTTCCGGAAGTCCCTTCGGCCACAACGTCGGATGAATTGGAGAACGATTCTGTTTTCAATGCCGGATATATATAATGTATAGATTCCAGAAAAGAGGCGGCCCGAGTGGCCGGAATGCTTGCCGCCGACAGCCCTCAAGGAATTGGAATAACAGGTGTTTCCTTAAATATCAGGTTAAGGGTATACTACCCGAATTGCAACCGGCCCCCTTCGGTCCTGCCGGGACCCCGGAAACCAAACCAGTTTGAAAAACGGAAGATACACGAAGCCAAATACGAGTCGGAACCCTATCATGATCCAAACTTTCATCGACAAAACACCTCAAGTTCATTCCTCCGCGTGGGTTGCGGACAACGCCCGGGTGATCGGCGATGTCGTCATCGGCGAATCCAGCAGTGTCTGGTTCAACGCCACCGTCCGCGGGGACATCAATCACATCCGCATCGGCAAGCGCACCAACATTCAGGATGGATGCGTTCTGCATGTCGCCCGCAAAACCCTGCCGCTCATCATCGGTGACGAAGTGACCGTCGGCCACAATGCGGTTCTTCATGCCTGCACCATACAGAACCAGTGCCTGATCGGTATGAGCGCAACGGTCATGGACGGTGCGGAGGTCGGCGAAAACAGCATCGTCGGTGCCGGCGCGCTGGTGACCCCCGGTACCAAAATCCCGCCGCGAAGCCTTGCCGTCGGTTCGCCCGCGCGGGTGAAGCGCGAATTGACGGACGAGGAAATCCGCAGCATCCGCGAGTCCGCCGCGCATTACGTTGCGGACCTCGAACATTATTTCGAGTGACCGGCTTCTTCCAAGGTGCAAGCCCATGCAAGCTAACCTCGCAGTCATCGGTGGCAGTGGCGCTTATCACCTGTTGACCCGGAACCTGCTGGGCGAGGAAGCTTCCTGTTCATCGAAATCCACCCCGTTCGGCGAAAGCGCCCCTCTGCATGAATTCCGTTTCGGCGAAACAACGTTTCTGTTTCTGTCCCGGCACGGAGAGACCGACTACTCCCTCACCGCACCGTTTGTCAATTACCGTGCCAATATTTACGCGCTGAAAGAATGCGGGGTGCAACGCATCATTGCGTGGAGCGGACCCGGAATCATCAATCGTGCCTACCGTCCCGGCGAGTTCGTCCTGCCTCACGATGTGATCGACGAAACCCGTAACCGCGAATCCACATTTTTTAAGGGCCGGGGAGTGGGATTCATCCGTCAAAGCCATCCCTTCTGCCCTGAGGTGCGCGACGCCCTGCACGAAAGCATGCATCTCTCGGGGTTGACCCACCACGATAAAGCCGTGTACGTGTGCACGCAGGGGCCGCGGCTGGAATCGCCCGCCGAAATCAGAAAATTCCGCATTGTCGGTGCGGACCTTGTCGGCATGACGCTGTGCCCGGAGGCGTTTCTGGCGCGCGAGCTCGAAATCTGCTACGCGCCGGTCTGTTACCTCACCAACTACGCGGAAGGTGTGGTCGAGCGGGATTTTAAAAAAGGGGAACTGTTCGAAGGCATGCAAAGCAGTGAAGAGAAGACGCAGGTGGAGGCGGCGGTGCAGCGTTTCCCGTCCATTATCGCCGGGGCCTTCACCCAACTGATGGATCGGACCCCGCAGTGCAACTGCCCGCACGCTCTCCAACGTTACCGGGACAAGGGCATGATCGGCGACGACTGGCGCGAATGGGTGGGCCCACCCTGATGCCCTTGTTCGCTCAGGGGAATCGCAGGGGTATGGGATCCGGGTTGTATTTCAAGAGTTGATTCCGGTGTTTGAAGTAAGCCGGGTGCCAGGGGCGGCTGGTCCGTGCAAACACCCGCGCACGGGGTCCTTCAAATATTTTCACCCAGCCCGGGGTTTTTTCCAGTTCCCGGTTCTCTTTGCCGGTCAGTATGATCTCGTGCGGATAAAATTTCAGAAAATACTGCCAGCCCTGCCAGCCTTTATGAAACACCATGTTCTGCCTGACCAGCTTCGGCTCGTACACGGTCCAGTAGCGTCCATCGCTGGAAACTTTTGAATGTGGAAGGTGGAAAATAACGTACTGGCCCCAGTTGGTCGGCACCAGGATATTGCCATGGATGCGATTCTCTTTCAGGAAACGCACGGCGTGGATCGGAAAGTATCCCGGGTCCACCTTCAATTCGAATCCCGTACGCTTGAGTTTGAATGCCTGCACGTTTACCTGGAACGCCGCGAAGGCAATGATGATCACGGCCATCAGGGCGTGGGCCAGGCGCGGCAGGGCAGGGGAGAAAGAGGTGCGTGAACGGAAACGGCCCATGATCGCCGCAAGCTGCAGGGGCAGGTACGGCGTCATCAGCAGCCCCGTCAACACCGTATGGCGCACGTGCTTGATGCCGAAGTAAATCCCGAACAGAATGATCGCCACCTCCCACCAGCGTTTGGGTACCGGGAAAAGCAGGGTTGCTGCAAACAGCAGGACCATGATTTTAAAATGCAGGTGGCTGGCATCGAACAGGTTGAGACCGTACCATTCCGTCACGTCGCGTGCCTGCGGGATGGTTTTCAGGAAAAAGGTGAGCAGGTCGATGCCGTAGGGATTGACCAGCATCGCGAGACAGGACCCGACCCACGCGGCCAGCAGGTATTTCCAGTTCGATCCCCCGGTGAACGCGTTGCGTATTGTTTCCACCGCCACGATCATCGAGAAGATGCCGAGTCCGGCCACCACGCCGCCATGACAGTTCACCCACAGCACGAACACGGGTGGAATGAGGATCAGCGCGCTCCGGTTGCCATCGAAAAAATCATAAACGAGGTATAGGAGGGCCGGCAGGAAAAAATACGTCGCCAGTTGCGGGCGCATTGCGAAGCCGAACGCCAGCACGTGCGTCAGCAGGATGAAATGAAGCGCGTATGCAAGAAGGTTGTTCGAGCGTGAAAAGTAAAGGTCGGTCAGAAGGTGGATGATCGACAGGCCAAGCACGAGGCGAAACATCAACAGGCCGGAGGAACCCCACGCATCGTACAGGAGGTAGAACACCACTTCCATCAGCCATTCGTGGTTGATCCACGGGCCTTGGGACGTGTAGGCGTACGGGTCGGTGAGGGGAATTTGCCCGGAGTTCCAGATCTCGCCGCCGTAGGTGATGTGGCCGAACAGGTCCGGGTCGGCGTACACAAAGGTGAACGCATTCAACGCGTAAGCGTAAACGAGGACCTGAACGAGAGGACGATAGAATCGGGAGTAATCCATTGTCGGTGTGTTTCGATTCGGGTTTTCGATCGGCAGGCCGTCGCGGTTCGCCCGGTGCGCCACGCCGCCGGTTTCGGGCGACGGTGCTTTATCTTACCGGAAACATCATCCTGAAAACACCATCGATTCTGATTTCAATCCGTGTCCGCAAGCATGTAAACTAAGCGCAAAAATTTTGGATCCCAACCGGCGGGCGACCGCTTTGGGATTGCATCCCGGGAGACACCGATGAAAGACTGCCCCTGCGGGCTCGATTCCCCGTACACCGACTGTTGCGGCCGGTTGATCCGCGGATCGGGCTACGCCGATACGGCCGAAGACCTGATGCGTGCCCGCTACAGCGCGTTCGTCATGAAGGAATGGAAGTTCCTCGTCAATACCTTGTGCGCCGAAGAGCGGGCGGACAAATCCCCCAAAGATTTTGAAGAAGGGCTGGGCCCCGTCACGTGGCGACGGCTGGATGTGCATGGTTCCCGGAAAGGGGGCGTCGGCGACGACACCGGCACCGTCGAGTACGTCGCGCATTTCACCGAAGACGGTGCGGACAAATCCCTGCACGAGACCGCGTCCTTTGTAAAAGAAGCGGGGCGGTGGGTGTACAGTGAGGCCAAGTCAAAATCGCACGTGCATGCCGAGGGACAAAGTTGCGGCCACGAACCCGCCGAGCCGAAGAAACCCTTCGTCCGCGACCAGCCGAAAGTGGGCCGGAACGATCCGTGTCCCTGCGGCAGTGGAAAGAAGTACAAGAAATGTTGCAGCAAGTGAGCACGGGATAGGCCATGCCCGGATTCGGCTGGAACATTCCCCTGCCTTACATCACCGGCGCGGTGTTCCTGGTTTTTCTTTTGGCGTTTGTGGTGTCGCCGTTCAGCCCGCGCTGGGAGAACATCCTGTTCAAAACCGGCGCCGCCCTGTTCTGGGCCGTCCTCGCCCTGTGGGCCATCAAGGGCCTCCTGCACGCGTTCTTCCAGAATTAAAAACCGGGTTTCTTTTGCGTGTTTTATGGATGAGCGTTATTTTCGCTGCGCGAGTTCTTCCGGCAGGCGGTCGAAGCGGCGCCGGGCGCGCTCGTGTTTTTCCTGCTGGGCGGCGATGCGGTCCAGCAGCTCCTGCCGGGCCTGGAGTTCTTTCAGCTGATCGATCAGGTATCCCAGATGATCGGGTGTGGGTTCGTAGCGAAATGTCATGACACTTCCTTCCCCCCTTTGAAGGACGAGGTCTTGAGGTGGGAGGCGGGGAGCCTCCGTGAGACAGAAATATTATCATAATATTGAAAAATAAGGAGTTGTTTTATTGCTGGGGCAAATTTTCGGCCCTCCTATCCGGCCTGAAACAGGGGGTGTGGCGGGAGAGAGCGTATTTAAGGGAGTTTGAGGAGGGGCCTCCTTTCAGCATGGATGGGAACGGGTGTTCAGCCGTCCCCACCCGGAAATGCCCCTTAACATGGGAAGAATTCCGAACCCATCGGTCAGCGGCAATGCAATATTTATTTAAAACATTTCTGGTTGGTATCGGATTTTCTAAAACCAATGACCTTTCCCTGTAATGAGAATTAAATAATTCCATGCCAGTCTCAATCCCTTTTTGACCAATTGCATCTCAATCCAAGTTGGTAACAGAATTTGATACATACGGGAATGAAATGAAATCGAAATCTTTTATCCTGGCAGGTTTGCTGTTCGGAATGATTTTGGCCGGTCCCACTCACGCCGCCTCACTGGACGTGCCACACCCGCGTTACGGTTTGAGCTTCGGCAATTCGGAGACGTTTCACGGACTCAGGTTCAACCTCGCAGACGAAGACGTGAAGACGGTTCGCGGCATGAACTTCACCGTGTTTAACTGGGACGCCCATTACGAACAGCCGTACACGTTGACCGCCGACCGCATCGACGGCCTCGCGCTGGGATTGATGGGCCCGCGCGCCCGGGAGATCAACGGCCTCGCCCTCGGCTGCTGGCTGACGAACGTGGACACCCTGCGCGGCATCAACATTGCGCCTATTCACGTGATCGGCGGTACCAACACCGGGTTCACCTTCAGCCTCGTGCACACGCTGAGGAAAATGAACGGCATCAGCATTGGCATGGTGAGCAATATCGAAAAGGAATCGAACGGCATCCTCATCGGCCTGCTGTACCTCACCTCGCCCAAGGTCAACGGGCTGGTGATCCAGGGCCTGTTCAGCGGGAAGGTCCGGGAAATTCGTGGCGTGTCGCTGGAGTGGGGCAGTCTCGCCTTTCTCGCTTCCGGCATCCTCGCCGGACTGGCTGTGGGCCCGGCTCCAGAGGCTACGGCGTCGCCTTCGTTTTCCCCCGTGGGATCGAAAAAACTGACGGGCCTGATGATCGGCGGTTACAACCTGGTCGAGGAACAACAGGGTGTTCTTCTGGGCCTGTTCGGCAACAGCATCAAGAAGGGTTCGGGATTGCAGGTCGGCACGCTGTTCAACACGGCGGAATCGTTCGACGGCGTGCAGATCGGTTTCATCAACCACATCGAGGAAAACCCGTTTCTGTTTCGCTGGATGCCGGGCATCAACTTCCACTTCGGCGGCGACGAAGAAGAAACCAAATGACCCGCCCTCGATTCTTCCCTTTCTATTTTTCCTCCTGTTCACACTCTTTTTTGGTTTGATAATACGGAAATTGCATGACTGATTGCGTTTTTCAGGAACATTAAGAGTCCGGATTTTTGGAATCCCTGATATTATTTGAAGGAATTTTGAATTGGGAGTGAGACATGAATTGGAAACGCGTAATGGCAACGGTGACGGTGAGCGCTTTGGTTTTCTCCGGCTGTGCGAGCTCCGGTGCGCAGGGTCAGGGAAACGTGAAGCAGATGACCATCGGCACCGTGCAAAGCGAGATCAAGATGGGTATGTCGGCGGCGCAGGTGGCGGAAGCGCTGGGTTCGCCCAACATTGTCACCACCGACGAAAAGCGGCGCGAGGTGTGGATTTACGACAAGGTGTCCTCCAACCGCGTGGACACCAGCAGTTCGGCGTACGGGACCCTCATCATTCTTGGCGGGAGCACCCGTTCCGGTTCCAGCACCAGCACGCAAAAGACCATGACCATCATCATCAAGTTCGATGAAAACAAAATGGTACGGGACTTTGCCTACAACTTCACTCAGTTCTGATTCCTCTCTTCCCCGCCGCGCCCGGCTCTGGTGCGTGTTTTTGATCTGCGCGGTGATGGGAAGCGGATGCGTCACCCGGGTGGATGACCCGGCGACGCTGTTCAACCTCACCCCCGAAAGCGCGCAACACCGCGCCCTGCAAACCCGTTATTTTGAAACCACCGACGAACAGGCGCTGCTCTCCGCCTCCGCCGCGGTGCTTCAGGACCTCGGCTTTCAGGTCCAGGAAAGTGTGCACGACCTCGCCCTGCTTCGCGCCTCCAAGGAACGGAGCGCTTACGAATACGGACAGCACATCACCCGCTTTTTCATGGCCGCGCTGGGTGCGTTCGGGCAAACCATCATCCTGGTGCCCATCGACCTGCACCAGAAGATCGGCGCGACACTGGCGATGCGTCCCGTGGATTCGCAGGGCAAACGCTATTCCGTCCGGATCACCTTCTACCGCGTCATCTGGGAAAGCGACGGGCAAAGCGGCGATCATTATATCCCTCCCGGCAGTCAACGGATGGAAATGATCCACGACGCGACCATTTACCAGCAGTTCTTCGCCAAATTATCCAAAAGCGTGTTTCTGGAAGCTCACAAAATTTAGAACGAGGACCGTCATGCGCCCACGACCTTCTGTCATTTTATTAGCGTTCCTGTTGCTGACCCTGACGGCCTGCGGACCCCGCGCCGTGCCCACGGAACTGCTGGCGCCTTCCGCCCAGCAGTTGAAACTGCGCAGTTTCCAGACGCGTAGTTTTGAAGTCAAAGACCGGCAGGAAGCGGTGCGGGCGGTGATCGCGGCGCTGCAGGATCTGGGTTTCATCGTCGAACGGGCGAACGGGCCTCTGGGACTCGTCACCGCCGGCAAGTTCGCCGAACCCAGCTACGTGGACCTGATTGAACTCACGGTCACCGTGCGGCCGAAGACGCAGACGCAAATGGAGTTCCGCGTGAACGCGGTGTTCAACACCAAGCCCATAGAAGACCCCAAGGTGTACCAGAACTTTTTCACCGTTCTGCAACGGGCGTTGTTCGCCAATCCGCAAGGATGACAGGATGAGTATCCACTGGTATTCAAACCGCCGCGTGTTTTCCATGATGGTTGCGGCGTTTGTGTTTTCCGGTTGCGCCATGTACTCGGTGGAGCGGCAATGGAACTCCAAGGGCCAGATCCTGATGTCCGAGGCCAGCCAGGTGAAACTGCGATCCCAGCAGACGCAGGTGTTCGACACCACGGACCGGGATGGAGTGATGCAGGCGGTGGTCGCCACCCTGCAGGACCTCGATTTCACGCTGGAGGTGGCGGATCAGGAACTCGGCGTGTTCTCGGCGAGCAAACTGCACCACGACGGCAACGACAGCAACAAGGATATTTACTACACTTTGTATGACGGCGACGAACTGTTGATGTTCGCGCGGAATTACCGGACGTGGGGACCCTTCCAGCACCGGCGTGACCTGGTGCGGCTCACCGTCACCGTGCGGCCGAAAAGCGCCTCGCAATTGATGGTGCGCGCCAGCATGCAGTACGACCTGCGGGCGGTCGAGGATCCCGTCATCTACCAGAAATTTTTCAAATCGCTCCGCCAGTCGATGTTCCTCTCCTCCAATCAATAGCGGTATGCCCGCGACATTCCTTCCTTAATTTTTTAAACAGAGGTGATGAGGTGTTGCTCAACGCGGCCGCGCGCAACGGAACCCGGCGAAAGGAAGCCGGTCTTCCGGGTCGGCGGGAGTGCGGTCGGCGGGACGCACGCCGGTGGAATAATTCACCCACGAACCGCCGCGCATGATTTTCATTCCGTCCCGGCCGGAAACCCTGGGATTGCGACGCGGCCCTTTCCGGTAGGCGTCGTAGGCGTAGTCATCCTGCACCCATTCGTATACATTGCCCGCCATGTCGAACAGACCGTATCCGTTCGGCGGAAACGATCCTACCGGCGCGGTGTGTTCGTATCCGTCCTGAAACTGGTTTTCCTTCCAGCGTTCGTCGCAGGCGGCGTCGCAGAAATTGGCTTTGCCTGATTCCATGCGGTTGCCCCATTGGTAGATGGTATTGACGCCGCCCTTCGCCGCCTTCTCCCACTCAGCCTCGGTCGGCAGGCGT
Coding sequences within it:
- a CDS encoding gamma carbonic anhydrase family protein: MIQTFIDKTPQVHSSAWVADNARVIGDVVIGESSSVWFNATVRGDINHIRIGKRTNIQDGCVLHVARKTLPLIIGDEVTVGHNAVLHACTIQNQCLIGMSATVMDGAEVGENSIVGAGALVTPGTKIPPRSLAVGSPARVKRELTDEEIRSIRESAAHYVADLEHYFE
- a CDS encoding MTAP family purine nucleoside phosphorylase — translated: MQANLAVIGGSGAYHLLTRNLLGEEASCSSKSTPFGESAPLHEFRFGETTFLFLSRHGETDYSLTAPFVNYRANIYALKECGVQRIIAWSGPGIINRAYRPGEFVLPHDVIDETRNRESTFFKGRGVGFIRQSHPFCPEVRDALHESMHLSGLTHHDKAVYVCTQGPRLESPAEIRKFRIVGADLVGMTLCPEAFLARELEICYAPVCYLTNYAEGVVERDFKKGELFEGMQSSEEKTQVEAAVQRFPSIIAGAFTQLMDRTPQCNCPHALQRYRDKGMIGDDWREWVGPP
- a CDS encoding YchJ family protein; this encodes MKDCPCGLDSPYTDCCGRLIRGSGYADTAEDLMRARYSAFVMKEWKFLVNTLCAEERADKSPKDFEEGLGPVTWRRLDVHGSRKGGVGDDTGTVEYVAHFTEDGADKSLHETASFVKEAGRWVYSEAKSKSHVHAEGQSCGHEPAEPKKPFVRDQPKVGRNDPCPCGSGKKYKKCCSK
- the bamE gene encoding outer membrane protein assembly factor BamE domain-containing protein produces the protein MNWKRVMATVTVSALVFSGCASSGAQGQGNVKQMTIGTVQSEIKMGMSAAQVAEALGSPNIVTTDEKRREVWIYDKVSSNRVDTSSSAYGTLIILGGSTRSGSSTSTQKTMTIIIKFDENKMVRDFAYNFTQF
- a CDS encoding formylglycine-generating enzyme family protein → MDTSKLSPFYERFSISGVVLFLMFAIAPCAQAQGKGGASPGMALIPAGEFVQGGNPQIGFRLCVEHNDHCERKWFRDEAPPRRIHLNTYEIDTHEVTQAEFKKVMGANPSKFKGDNLPVENVTWQEADTYCRKVGKRLPTEAEWEKAAKGGVNTIYQWGNRMESGKANFCDAACDERWKENQFQDGYEHTAPVGSFPPNGYGLFDMAGNVYEWVQDDYAYDAYRKGPRRNPRVSGRDGMKIMRGGSWVNYSTGVRPADRTPADPEDRLPFAGFRCARPR